The DNA window AAACTCCCTTTATGTTAAGGGTACTATTCACGCCTATCTGTCTAATCGGCAAAAGCGTAATTTACTTTAGGGTAGAAAAATAAAAAACCTCAGTTCAAAATAATTGGACTGAGGTTTTTAGTCTTTTAGCTGAGACATATTTTAGTTATGTCTGCTACTTAATCTGATTCCAAAGCTCGTTTAGCTCAGAAAGTTCCATTTCAGAAACATCTTTATTCTGGTTTCGTGCGAGATCTTCCATTTTAGAAAATCTTTCTAAAAATTTAATGTTTGCTCTATCAAGAGCACTGTTTGCTTTAATTCCTTTTCTGCGCCCAAGTTCAACTAGAGCGAACATGTAGTCGCCGAATTCTTCTTCGGATTTAGACATGTCGCCTGAATTAAGAGCTTCAGTCCATTCTTTCCATTCACTTTCAAGCTGCTGCGTGCACTGTGCATCTGATTCAAAAGTAAACCCAGCGCGTGCTGCCTTGGAGTTGATGCGGTAGGACTTTAGAAGTGGCGGCAGTCCTTTAGGTAGTGAATCGAAAATTTTATTCGAAGCGTCTTTTTCGCTGCGTTTAATTTTTTCCCAGTTACGGAGTAATTCAGCCTGATTTTCTATTTTGGCTTCCGCAAAAACATGCGGATGCCTTCTGATCATCTTGGCGGAGCTGGAATCAAGAGCGTCTTCAAGGGTGAATGACCCTTTTTTTTCATACAGATCCGCTATGAAAAGAAGAAGAAACATTACATCGCCTAACTCTTCCATTGCTTCTTTTGAATCGTCTGCTCTGATCGCTTCGACCATTTCAAAAGCTTCTTCAACTACATAGTCGCAAAGCGAAAGGGGAGTCTGCTCTTTGTCCCATGGACAACCTTCAGGGCCGAGAAGTGCGGAGATAACTCCGCGTAATTTATCGAGTGATTTTGAATTATTCATTTTACATGATGTCTTTGATTTGATTATTGAGTAAAGATTGTTCAGGAAGCATGGATTTAATATCCAGTGATTCTAAAACATTATCCGGTGCAAAACTAATAAAAAAGCTTGCAGTGGATATGACTTTCGGAGCTAGTTTTGATTTAGTTAAAAAATCTGCATTAGGCGTAAAACTGTTAAGAATAATAATGAGTATTCCGCCTACTAATACAGCTTCAACCAGTCCTAAAAAACCACCCAGAACTTGATCGGCCCAGCCCAGCATTGTTATTGTAAGAATTTTCTTAATAACAATTCCAAGCAGTGCAGAAACAAGAACTGTTGCAGCAATTATCGAAAGATAGCTGAAAGCTTTTACAGTCCCGGGGCCGTCAAAAAAATTACTGAAATAGGGCATGAGGTCTTGGTGATACCTTGCAGCCAGATAAAATCCTAAAATTAGGGAAAAAACAGAAATTGCTTCCCGCACGATTCCGCGAAGAAGTCCTCTGAAAATTAATCCTGCAGCAATAACTATAAGAATAATATCTAGCGAGTTTAGAGCTAATCCTGCTGTATTCATTTGCCATTCCGATGTTTAAGGTTGGTTTGAAGACTGACGGTAAAATAATCCGAACAGCTTTAACCTGTTGATTACCTGCTACGGATACCAGACAGAGTCTAAAATGTGAATAAGGAGGATAGAGTAAGAAAAAAATTAATAAATATTCGACTCAACTAAAAAATGAGGTTGTGTCATTTTGCTAACTCGGTTAA is part of the Desulfovibrio gilichinskyi genome and encodes:
- the mazG gene encoding nucleoside triphosphate pyrophosphohydrolase, with translation MNNSKSLDKLRGVISALLGPEGCPWDKEQTPLSLCDYVVEEAFEMVEAIRADDSKEAMEELGDVMFLLLFIADLYEKKGSFTLEDALDSSSAKMIRRHPHVFAEAKIENQAELLRNWEKIKRSEKDASNKIFDSLPKGLPPLLKSYRINSKAARAGFTFESDAQCTQQLESEWKEWTEALNSGDMSKSEEEFGDYMFALVELGRRKGIKANSALDRANIKFLERFSKMEDLARNQNKDVSEMELSELNELWNQIK
- a CDS encoding CvpA family protein gives rise to the protein MNTAGLALNSLDIILIVIAAGLIFRGLLRGIVREAISVFSLILGFYLAARYHQDLMPYFSNFFDGPGTVKAFSYLSIIAATVLVSALLGIVIKKILTITMLGWADQVLGGFLGLVEAVLVGGILIIILNSFTPNADFLTKSKLAPKVISTASFFISFAPDNVLESLDIKSMLPEQSLLNNQIKDIM